TGGTGGCAAGTAGGCTTCTGTCTGTGAAGAAGATGAGTAAGAGCTTAATTGTGATTGGCCTATCGACCTTGATGGTTCTGACTTCCTGCGGGCAGCCTGCCAATCTTCCAACTACTGATGCGGTCGCGATCGTACAGAAGTATCAGGCTAGCGTGCAAGACAAATCATTGGCAATTCAAAAGGCCAAAGGATTTGTCCAAACAGAACAACGATCCCTCAAGGCACAAGCACCTGCTCCTGGCGGAGTTATCGCAGGCCCAGATGGCCCGCGCATTGATCTTGCGCAACTGAACTGGGACCGTGCTGAAGTGATTCCTGAGAGTCTTTATGGGGAAGGAACTGAAGTGTTGTCAGTTCCAACGCTTGGCAGTGAATCGAGCGGACAGAATCGCCTATATGTGATCACCTCAGGCGAGCTGACAGGTGAAATGGCACAAGTTAATGTTGAAAAGGACTCTTCTACTGGTGATATTATCACCACAGTGATTGATATCGAGAACGGTGAGCGCGAGATCTGGCGTCGCAATGCTGATGACGGTTCACTTATTTCACATGGAATTTATGATGCTCAGGGCTCGGTTATTCCCGCTTTGCTAAATTCTCAAGGAAATAATCTGAATGCCCAAGCATATAATTGTGGTCAACTTAAGTCAACCCGGGACAGTGAAAAGCGTGCTCTTCGCAACGCTCTTCTAGGAGCTGGCGCAGGTTATATTGCCGTTATTGTTCTAATCTGTGCTATGGCTTTCTTGTCGGCTGGATTGGGAACGCTGGGAGTTCTTGCATTCATCCCGGAGATCTTTGAAGCTGGTATGAAGTACACGCGGGCTAGAAATGATTATGCCACTATGTGCAACCGATAATCACTTAAAGTACATCGGATATCTTTTAGTTTTTATCGCTGTATCGATATCTATATATACGCTTCTCTTTAAAAGAGATGAAAACCTTCTAATAAGCTTTATGACAATTCTCTTAGCTACAATTTCTATAAAAGAAATTAGAGATAAGAAGTATGGGGTCGCAAATTTTATCTCTTGTATATCTATATTATCTATACTTTTGTCCCTTTCGCCAATTTAGATGAGTGGTCAGTATAAATTACAAATGAACATTTCAAAGTGAAATTAAACAACTGTTCACCTCCTATAATTTGAACCCCTGACCCCAAGACGAAAAGGCCCCACCCTACCTCGGCTTCGCGCTTAGGCAGGGTGGGGCCTCTCTTGTCTTATGCCCGCGCGGCTGCCGGCAGATCGTCGTAGAAGATCTCGAAGGCCGCCTGCATCGCCGCCTTCCCGCCGCCGGCCACCGCGAAGGCCACCTGGTTGCCGCTGCTCACGTCCCCGGCCGCGTACACGCCCGGCACCGTGGTCCGGTGGTTCAGCGGGTCCACCTTGATCCCCATAGGCGTCATCTCGCAGCCCAGCGCTTCGGCCAGCCCGGCGCGGAGTCGGCGTTCCCCATGCGTGTAGAGTACGGCCCGCTCCGCGCTTGTGCCGTCTGCGAAGTGCAGGCGCACGCCGGCCTCTGTTCCCTCGACGCGCTCGAGCGCGCTGTCGATCAGTGTGGCGCCCAGGTCCTGGAGCAGGTGCCGCTGCTCGGGCGTGAAGTCCAGCGGCCCGTCGCTGCACACCAGGAAGTCCGGCGACAGCTTCTGGTGGTACAGGATCGTCTGCACCCCGTCCCTCCCCGCGAGCCCCGGCTGGTACAGCGCCAGCGGCTGGTCACTGACCTCCCACCCGTAACAGTAGGGACAATGCTGCACGCCCTGGCCCCACTCGTCCTGGAGGCCCGGAATCTCCGGCAGGATGTCCTGTACGCCGGTCGTCAGGATGATCTTGCGGGCCTTGACGGTGCGGCCGTCCGCAAGCCAGGCCGTAAAGGCGTTGTTCTCGCCCGTGATGTTGATGACCTGAGCCTCAATCACTGGCAGATCGTATTCGGCGAGCTGGTCGCGGGCCGCCTGGAGCAACTCGGCAGGGTTGGCACCGTCACGGGTCAGGAACCCGTGGGTGTGCCGGGCGGCGGCGTTGCGGCTCGGGCCTGCGGTGCAGAGCACGCCCCGGCGCATGCCCCGCGCGGTGTACAGGGCGGCGCTGAGGCCCGCGAAGCCCCCACCGATGATCAGGACGTCATAGGGCGCGGTCGGATCGTGGGGCATGACCCAGCCTAACGTCCGGCGATCAGGTCAGGGGACAAGGTTGCCGTCTCTGCCCTTCCCCTATTGACATTTTTTATCACGGATGATAAAACTTTAGGTAAGGGGAGGTGCATGAAATATAGAGCGATAAGAAAGCTTTTCCGGGAAGCAGGATGGGAAGTCGTAAGACAGAACGGAAGCCACGAACAATGGCAAAAGGATGGTGAGACAGAAACAATCGCAGGCAGCAACTCAGACGACGTATCAAAAGGTTTACTCCACGTCTATCTGAAACGGTTGGGCCTGAAATAGAGAACGGGGGGCGAAAGCCCCCACCCCATCCGCCCGAACTTCATGCACCTCAAGGAGAAACGTAATGGACTATCTGGCAATCATCGAACACGACGGCGCTGCCCACGGTGGACTCGTTCCGGAGCTGAACGTCTCCGTGACCGGTAAGAGCCCGGAGCAGGTGCGCGAGCGCCTAGAGCAGGGTGCCGCCTTCGCCATCCACTACCTGGAGCTGGAGGGCCGGACCGTCCCCGCAGGCATCTTCCAGAGCTTTACCGATCTGCCCGCCGAACTTCAGGAGGCCTTCTCGGCCGAACAGGTCACCCGCATCACGCCGGCCCCCATCAACCCTGAGAGCGTGGCGATCAGTGAGGCCATCGACCGCAGCGGCCTGACCGACACCGAGATCGCCCGGCGCATGGGCACCAGCCCGGCCGGTATCTCTCGCCTGAAGAATTTCTTTTACTGGAGCCACAACACGCAAACGCTGCGCAAGCTGAGCGAGGCCCTCGGAGTCCCCGTCACCAACTTTGACAAGAAAACCGCCCTTCAAGACCGCCTCCACGCCCTCTCGGAATCTGTCATCCCGCAAGAGGACCGCCAGCGCGCGGGTACGCTCAGCTACCACGGCCATCTCCGGGTGCAGCTCCGCGCCATCGCCAGCGACGGGACAGGCGTGAACTTCAGCAGCCG
The nucleotide sequence above comes from Deinococcus sp. Leaf326. Encoded proteins:
- a CDS encoding NAD(P)/FAD-dependent oxidoreductase, with translation MPHDPTAPYDVLIIGGGFAGLSAALYTARGMRRGVLCTAGPSRNAAARHTHGFLTRDGANPAELLQAARDQLAEYDLPVIEAQVINITGENNAFTAWLADGRTVKARKIILTTGVQDILPEIPGLQDEWGQGVQHCPYCYGWEVSDQPLALYQPGLAGRDGVQTILYHQKLSPDFLVCSDGPLDFTPEQRHLLQDLGATLIDSALERVEGTEAGVRLHFADGTSAERAVLYTHGERRLRAGLAEALGCEMTPMGIKVDPLNHRTTVPGVYAAGDVSSGNQVAFAVAGGGKAAMQAAFEIFYDDLPAAARA
- a CDS encoding type II toxin-antitoxin system HicA family toxin, yielding MKYRAIRKLFREAGWEVVRQNGSHEQWQKDGETETIAGSNSDDVSKGLLHVYLKRLGLK
- a CDS encoding helix-turn-helix domain-containing protein, whose amino-acid sequence is MDYLAIIEHDGAAHGGLVPELNVSVTGKSPEQVRERLEQGAAFAIHYLELEGRTVPAGIFQSFTDLPAELQEAFSAEQVTRITPAPINPESVAISEAIDRSGLTDTEIARRMGTSPAGISRLKNFFYWSHNTQTLRKLSEALGVPVTNFDKKTALQDRLHALSESVIPQEDRQRAGTLSYHGHLRVQLRAIASDGTGVNFSSRADDLSSPTPHSPVITVQGTDDQGRPAALTGHVDTLQFTAVYLGFEPKKNPAPHPHL